A genomic stretch from Caloenas nicobarica isolate bCalNic1 chromosome 3, bCalNic1.hap1, whole genome shotgun sequence includes:
- the FNDC4 gene encoding fibronectin type III domain-containing protein 4 isoform X1, with protein MARFAAFLNPVLLLFSCDLCLVRANRPPSPVNVTVTQLKANSATVSWDVPEGDVVIGYAILQQRQDGQMQRFIREVNTTNRACVLWDLAEDADYIIQVQSIGLYGESQASKRVHFRTLKETDRLPSNSSNQGDITMEGLDKDRQLQTGEIIIIVAVLLMWADSMTSSRTTTPTTTRKRQSRPRSTARQSGRAGGCCAARVQRALVSLGQCVCPVGGCRRNTERDGRMYQLGRLLHCRVVPVLSLRHAPPRMHLFCFPITPCPKDPSSWIPAPN; from the exons ACAGGCCACCGTCCCCTGTCAACGTGACTGTGACGCAGCTGAAGGCAAACTCTGCCACAGTCTCCTGGGACGTCCCAGAAGGAGACGTGGTCATCGGCTATGCCATCTTACAGCAG CGGCAGGACGGACAGATGCAGCGCTTCATCCGGGAGGTGAACACCACCAACCGCGCCTGTGTGCTGTGGGACTTGGCGGAGGATGCTGACTACATCATCCAGGTGCAGAGCATCGGCCTGTACGGGGAGAGCCAGGCCAGTAAGCGTGTCCACTTCCGAACCCTGAAGGAGACCGACCGCCTCCCTTCCAACAGCTCCAACCAAG GTGACATCACCATGGAAGGGCTGGACAAAGACAGGCAGCTGCAGACAGGCGAGATCATCATCATCGTGGCTGTGCTGCTCATGTGGGCAG ACAGTATGACATCATCAAGGACAACGACTCCAACAACAacaaggaaaagacaaagccGTCCTCGGAGCACAGCACGCCAGAGCGGCCGAGCGGGGGGCTGCTGCGCAGCAAG GGTGCAGCGAGCCCTGGTCTCTCTGGGGCAGTGTGTGTGCCCCGTgggtggctgcaggaggaaCACTGAAAGAGATGGCAGGATGTATCAACTGGGACGGCTCCTGCATTGCAGGGTGGTACCTGTCCTCTCGCTTCGCCATGCCCCTCCAAGGATGCACCTCTTCTGCTTCCCCATTACTCCTTGCCCAAAAGATCCCTCCTCTTGGATCCCTGCTCCAAACTGA